In one Roseburia intestinalis L1-82 genomic region, the following are encoded:
- a CDS encoding transposase domain-containing protein, producing MITYLQSIRGADASAVVYSIAETALLNGLKPYVYLSYVLDELRKMGPFPKPDDLNRLLPWSNELPEGFRTKKKK from the coding sequence ATGATTACGTACTTACAGAGTATCCGTGGTGCAGATGCCAGTGCTGTTGTTTATAGTATCGCAGAAACAGCCCTGCTGAATGGTCTGAAGCCGTATGTATATCTTTCCTATGTATTAGACGAGCTTCGTAAAATGGGACCTTTTCCAAAGCCGGATGATCTAAATCGGCTTTTGCCATGGTCAAATGAATTACCGGAAGGATTTCGAACCAAAAAGAAGAAATAA
- a CDS encoding 4Fe-4S binding protein, whose product MAGVDYAALKKGGFMRQKQKGFFSLRIQVVGGNLTAENIKTVAEVAEKYGKGYVHMTSRQGIEIPFVNFEDIEEVKAELAKGGVKPGVCGPRVRTVTACQGSEICPSGCIDTYSLAQELDEHYFGRELPHKFKFGVTGCQNNCLKAEENDIGIKGGMEVSWVEDKCIGCGVCEKACRQGAIKCEGNKVTINRDQCNYCGRCVKSCPTDAWEGNSGYLVSFGGLFGNQIYKGEQLLPIVHDKETLFRVTDAAIAFFRDHANPGERFRLTLQRVGEEEFRKKIKEAYEGK is encoded by the coding sequence ATGGCGGGAGTTGATTATGCAGCATTAAAAAAAGGCGGATTCATGAGGCAGAAACAGAAAGGATTTTTCTCACTCAGAATCCAGGTGGTCGGAGGTAATCTGACTGCAGAAAATATTAAGACCGTGGCAGAGGTTGCGGAAAAGTACGGCAAAGGCTATGTACATATGACATCCAGACAGGGAATTGAGATACCGTTTGTCAATTTTGAGGATATCGAGGAAGTAAAAGCAGAGCTTGCAAAAGGCGGCGTGAAACCGGGTGTCTGCGGACCGAGAGTCCGTACCGTTACAGCTTGTCAGGGTTCGGAGATCTGTCCAAGCGGATGTATTGATACCTATTCACTGGCACAGGAGTTAGATGAACATTATTTTGGACGTGAACTTCCTCACAAGTTCAAGTTTGGTGTGACCGGATGCCAGAATAACTGCTTAAAGGCAGAGGAAAATGATATCGGAATCAAAGGCGGCATGGAAGTTTCCTGGGTTGAGGATAAATGTATCGGCTGCGGTGTCTGCGAAAAGGCGTGCCGTCAGGGTGCAATCAAATGTGAAGGAAACAAAGTGACGATCAACCGCGATCAGTGTAACTACTGCGGCCGCTGCGTGAAGTCCTGTCCGACGGATGCGTGGGAAGGAAACAGCGGATATCTGGTTTCCTTCGGTGGATTGTTCGGAAATCAGATCTACAAAGGGGAGCAGCTTCTCCCAATCGTACATGACAAAGAGACACTGTTCCGTGTCACCGATGCAGCGATCGCCTTTTTCAGAGATCATGCAAACCCGGGCGAGCGTTTCCGCCTGACGTTACAGCGCGTCGGCGAGGAAGAGTTCCGTAAGAAGATCAAAGAAGCCTACGAGGGAAAGTAA
- a CDS encoding MATE family efflux transporter codes for MAESNKMKEMPVNKLMVQMGIPMILSMALQAVYNIVDSAFVGNMRSGSEAALNALTLVFPVQMLMVAVGIGTGVGTNALLARTLGQGNGKKAAKVAGNSLFLGVIIYAVCLLFGFFGVRAYISSQTIDPEVISMGTDYLRICCVISFGIIFFSLFEKLLQATGRSLYSTIGQVVGAVVNIILDPIMIYGIGPVPEMGVKGAAYATVIGQVASAILLFVFHMKLNKEIEHDVKYMKPDSGIIKEIYAIGLPAIIAQALMSIMVYVMNLILKFSPSAQTAYGLFYKVQQFVLFLAFGLRDAITPIIAFAYGMRSKKRIQDGIRYGLLYTIVLMIPGIAITEFFPGAFATLFNAGQSREYFIEAMRIISISFLFAGINVAYQGIYQALDGGIESLVISLLRQLIIILPLAGIFSVFVRNGQMGVSLIWWAFPITEVISCLAGYVFLKRIRKNKIDVLN; via the coding sequence ATGGCAGAAAGTAACAAGATGAAGGAGATGCCAGTAAATAAGCTCATGGTTCAGATGGGAATACCGATGATCTTATCTATGGCATTGCAGGCGGTTTACAACATTGTAGACAGTGCCTTTGTTGGAAACATGAGATCAGGAAGTGAGGCGGCACTTAATGCACTTACACTGGTGTTTCCGGTTCAGATGCTCATGGTAGCAGTTGGAATCGGAACAGGTGTGGGAACAAATGCACTTCTTGCAAGAACACTTGGACAGGGAAATGGTAAAAAAGCAGCAAAAGTTGCGGGAAACAGTTTGTTTCTTGGGGTGATTATTTATGCGGTGTGTCTGTTGTTTGGATTTTTTGGAGTAAGAGCATATATTTCATCACAGACAATTGACCCTGAAGTTATTTCAATGGGAACAGATTACTTAAGAATATGCTGCGTAATTTCATTTGGAATTATTTTCTTTTCATTATTTGAAAAACTCTTACAGGCAACAGGACGTTCACTATATTCTACAATCGGTCAGGTTGTGGGTGCAGTAGTGAATATTATTCTTGATCCGATTATGATTTATGGTATTGGACCGGTTCCTGAAATGGGAGTGAAGGGAGCTGCATATGCAACTGTTATTGGACAGGTTGCGTCTGCAATATTATTGTTTGTATTTCATATGAAACTGAATAAGGAAATTGAACATGATGTAAAGTATATGAAGCCGGATAGCGGAATAATCAAGGAAATATATGCAATTGGACTTCCTGCAATTATTGCACAGGCACTTATGTCTATCATGGTATATGTGATGAATCTGATTTTGAAATTCAGTCCTTCCGCACAGACTGCATATGGATTGTTCTATAAAGTACAGCAGTTTGTATTATTCCTTGCCTTTGGGCTTAGAGATGCAATCACTCCGATTATTGCATTTGCTTATGGTATGAGAAGTAAAAAGAGAATTCAGGATGGAATCAGGTATGGACTGCTCTATACCATTGTATTAATGATTCCAGGAATTGCAATTACAGAATTTTTCCCCGGAGCTTTTGCAACTTTGTTCAATGCAGGACAGTCAAGGGAATATTTTATCGAAGCAATGAGGATAATCTCAATAAGCTTTCTGTTTGCCGGGATAAATGTTGCTTATCAGGGAATTTATCAGGCACTGGATGGCGGCATTGAATCATTGGTAATCTCTCTTCTGAGACAACTTATTATTATTCTGCCACTGGCTGGAATTTTTTCTGTGTTTGTCAGAAATGGTCAGATGGGAGTTTCCCTGATCTGGTGGGCATTCCCAATAACTGAGGTTATTTCATGTCTGGCAGGATATGTATTTTTAAAGAGAATCAGAAAGAATAAAATAGATGTTTTAAATTAA
- the tnpB gene encoding IS66 family insertion sequence element accessory protein TnpB (TnpB, as the term is used for proteins encoded by IS66 family insertion elements, is considered an accessory protein, since TnpC, encoded by a neighboring gene, is a DDE family transposase.) — protein sequence MLDLAGGTTVYLACGATDLRKSYHGLAAIIKLKFKLDPYSRCMFAFCNRRRTSIKILQWDGSGFWILMKRLDKDSFHWPDTPDELQKVTLKEMHWLCDGLSLTPKGAFEERHPKIVV from the coding sequence ATGCTTGATCTGGCAGGTGGCACAACCGTTTACCTTGCCTGTGGAGCTACCGATCTGAGAAAAAGCTATCACGGACTGGCTGCAATTATCAAGCTAAAATTCAAACTTGATCCCTATTCGCGCTGCATGTTTGCGTTCTGCAACCGCAGGCGGACTTCTATTAAGATTCTGCAATGGGACGGATCCGGTTTCTGGATTCTGATGAAGAGGCTTGACAAAGATTCCTTTCACTGGCCGGATACTCCGGATGAATTACAGAAAGTGACCCTGAAAGAGATGCATTGGCTGTGTGATGGTCTTTCACTTACTCCGAAGGGAGCTTTTGAAGAAAGACATCCAAAGATTGTTGTATAA
- the thiS gene encoding sulfur carrier protein ThiS: MQITVAGNKKEVKDDLKLTELFELEQVETPEYVTVSINEEFVPSEQVESTVLKDGDNVEFLYFMGGGSYGVNR; this comes from the coding sequence ATGCAGATCACAGTAGCAGGAAACAAAAAAGAAGTAAAAGATGACTTAAAGTTAACAGAACTGTTCGAGTTAGAGCAGGTGGAAACCCCGGAGTATGTGACCGTTTCCATCAATGAGGAATTCGTTCCATCCGAGCAGGTGGAATCAACGGTATTAAAAGATGGCGACAACGTAGAATTTTTATATTTCATGGGAGGAGGCAGCTATGGCGTTAACAGATGA
- the tnpA gene encoding IS66 family insertion sequence element accessory protein TnpA: MKTDEKITLWSERIHEFQFSGQTCKTWCQEHHVPVSTMNYWMRKLKKLDEQSDTDMIFAKMPTEKEISKNETLNISPSPVRIFITNAIRIEVMPECPPEFFRVLIQGLKDHA, from the coding sequence ATGAAAACAGATGAAAAAATCACGCTGTGGTCTGAACGAATCCATGAATTTCAATTCAGTGGGCAGACTTGCAAAACATGGTGTCAGGAACATCACGTTCCAGTCTCTACAATGAATTATTGGATGCGCAAGCTGAAAAAATTGGACGAACAATCAGATACAGATATGATTTTTGCAAAAATGCCAACGGAAAAAGAGATTTCAAAGAATGAGACTTTGAATATCAGCCCGTCTCCAGTCCGCATTTTTATCACAAACGCTATTCGGATTGAAGTGATGCCTGAATGCCCGCCGGAATTTTTTCGTGTTCTGATCCAGGGGCTGAAAGATCATGCTTGA
- a CDS encoding sulfurtransferase TusA family protein, whose protein sequence is MEIAGIAIDETVDITDKVCPLTFVKAKVALEELDDGEVIAIRMNDGEPVQNVPRSVKEEGHQILKLVDNEDGTYNLIVRKVEG, encoded by the coding sequence ATGGAAATCGCAGGAATTGCAATCGACGAAACAGTAGATATTACCGATAAAGTATGCCCGCTCACTTTCGTAAAAGCAAAGGTAGCGCTGGAGGAATTAGATGATGGCGAAGTCATTGCCATCCGCATGAACGATGGTGAGCCGGTACAGAACGTACCACGCAGTGTCAAGGAAGAGGGACATCAGATCTTAAAACTGGTGGACAATGAAGATGGAACTTATAACCTGATCGTCCGCAAGGTAGAGGGATAG
- a CDS encoding O-acetylhomoserine aminocarboxypropyltransferase/cysteine synthase family protein — translation MKFNTSLLHGAFRGEPQTGATLTPIYQSSAFEQESAERLEKIFHNQAPGFSYTRINNPTVEAFEKRMTVLEGGKSSVACASGMAAMFNAFANILQAGDEIVSSASLYGGSIDLFRDLEAFGITTHYVENNDLDAFCKATNAHTRLYFAETLGNPRLDVTDIKALAKLAHENGVPLIIDNTAATAYLVKPLSLGADIVVNSTSKYINGNSNSISGVITDGGTFKWDTEKYPGMRDFVKFGPFAYTAKLRNGLFRNTGACLSPQNAFLNSIGLETLGLRMECICDNAMQLAAYIEENYKDITVNYAGLETSNWHEIAKSQFDGHYGGIFTLRLGSKERAFAFINALKYPLKVSNIGDTKTLVIHPESTISVHSTEEEKKAGGVFDDLVRVSVGIEDIDDLIWDFKQAIESLS, via the coding sequence GTGAAATTTAATACATCTTTGCTGCACGGTGCTTTTCGGGGTGAACCGCAGACAGGAGCAACATTAACACCAATTTACCAGTCGAGTGCATTTGAACAGGAATCGGCAGAACGTCTGGAAAAGATATTTCATAATCAGGCTCCGGGATTTTCCTATACGAGGATCAATAATCCGACGGTGGAAGCATTTGAGAAAAGGATGACCGTGTTAGAGGGCGGTAAATCGAGCGTTGCATGCGCATCCGGAATGGCAGCGATGTTTAATGCATTTGCAAACATCTTACAGGCGGGAGATGAGATCGTATCGAGTGCGAGCCTCTATGGTGGAAGCATTGATCTCTTCCGGGATCTTGAAGCATTTGGTATCACGACTCATTATGTCGAAAACAACGATCTCGATGCATTCTGCAAAGCGACCAACGCACACACAAGACTCTATTTTGCAGAGACACTTGGAAATCCGAGGCTGGATGTGACAGATATCAAAGCGCTGGCAAAGCTGGCACATGAGAATGGCGTACCGCTCATTATCGACAACACAGCAGCCACCGCATATCTGGTAAAACCGCTTTCACTGGGCGCAGACATTGTAGTCAATTCCACTTCGAAATACATCAATGGAAACAGCAACTCGATCAGCGGAGTTATCACAGACGGCGGAACATTTAAGTGGGATACCGAAAAATATCCGGGTATGCGTGATTTTGTAAAATTCGGACCGTTTGCCTACACTGCAAAATTGAGAAACGGACTGTTCCGCAACACCGGAGCCTGTCTCTCGCCGCAAAATGCATTTTTAAACAGCATTGGGCTTGAAACGTTAGGACTCCGCATGGAGTGTATCTGCGACAATGCAATGCAGCTTGCGGCTTATATTGAAGAAAACTATAAAGACATTACGGTAAATTATGCAGGGTTAGAGACGAGCAACTGGCATGAGATTGCAAAGAGCCAGTTTGACGGTCATTACGGCGGCATCTTTACCTTAAGGCTTGGCAGTAAGGAGCGGGCATTTGCATTTATCAATGCATTAAAATATCCGCTTAAGGTATCTAATATCGGCGATACCAAAACACTTGTCATCCATCCGGAATCGACCATCAGTGTACACAGCACGGAGGAAGAAAAGAAAGCGGGCGGTGTATTTGATGATCTGGTGCGCGTCAGCGTCGGAATCGAGGATATTGATGATCTGATCTGGGATTTTAAGCAGGCGATCGAGAGCCTTTCTTAA
- a CDS encoding MarR family winged helix-turn-helix transcriptional regulator, whose translation METNIAPGLRFSILDREFKKKLEERANRMGLTAVQLRVLGELSRAESMGACEINQKDLEKALAVTHPTMTEIIKRLEKKKAVICTQSKVDARYKKINCADEYKNIHIELKKMDWEIFNKICAGIPEEDIQTFLKASEKMLENIEK comes from the coding sequence ATGGAAACGAATATTGCTCCGGGGCTTCGATTTTCTATATTAGACAGAGAATTTAAGAAGAAACTGGAAGAACGCGCAAATCGGATGGGACTAACGGCTGTACAGTTGAGAGTACTGGGTGAATTAAGTCGCGCAGAGTCAATGGGAGCCTGTGAAATTAATCAGAAAGATTTGGAAAAAGCACTTGCTGTGACGCATCCGACAATGACTGAAATTATTAAAAGACTGGAAAAGAAAAAAGCTGTTATCTGCACGCAGAGTAAGGTTGATGCACGCTACAAAAAGATTAACTGCGCAGATGAGTATAAGAATATTCACATAGAACTTAAGAAAATGGACTGGGAGATTTTTAACAAAATCTGCGCAGGGATTCCGGAAGAAGATATACAAACATTTTTGAAAGCATCAGAAAAAATGCTTGAAAATATTGAAAAATAG
- a CDS encoding cytidylate kinase-like family protein, with the protein MAKRIITISREYGSGGRFIGEEVARKLGIAYYDKDIIGQIAEQSGLSPEYIKENAELSPKKGLFAYAFAGRDITGKSIEDIVYEAQRKVILELAGKEPCVIVGRNADYILKDRDDVLNVFIHGDMPEKTQRIMGLYNVEEKEAVKMMADTDKRRMTNYSFYTEQKWGKASNYTLCLNSSQLGYDRCEKIIMECGK; encoded by the coding sequence ATGGCAAAAAGAATTATTACAATCAGCAGAGAGTATGGAAGCGGTGGACGTTTCATCGGTGAAGAGGTGGCAAGGAAACTTGGCATTGCATATTATGACAAGGATATCATTGGACAGATTGCAGAACAGTCAGGATTGTCACCAGAGTACATTAAAGAAAATGCAGAGTTATCTCCAAAGAAAGGTTTATTTGCATATGCCTTTGCCGGACGTGACATTACAGGAAAGTCCATAGAAGATATCGTATATGAAGCACAAAGAAAAGTTATTTTGGAGTTGGCTGGAAAGGAGCCTTGTGTAATCGTTGGAAGAAATGCTGATTACATTCTGAAAGACAGGGATGATGTGTTAAATGTGTTTATTCATGGGGATATGCCGGAAAAAACACAGCGTATCATGGGCTTATATAATGTTGAAGAGAAGGAAGCCGTCAAAATGATGGCAGACACAGATAAAAGACGTATGACAAATTATAGCTTTTACACGGAGCAGAAATGGGGAAAAGCCAGTAATTATACGTTGTGCCTGAACAGTTCACAGCTTGGATATGACAGGTGTGAGAAGATAATTATGGAATGTGGTAAATAA
- a CDS encoding thioredoxin family protein, which translates to MAQRINKDNFEEKVLKSPLPVLVDFYSDSCIPCKQLSPVLGDIEDEREDTLSVYKVNVNYDMELAEKYDVMGVPALRLFVQGEVKAERAGAAGKADIEAWIDENLK; encoded by the coding sequence ATGGCACAGCGAATCAATAAAGACAATTTTGAAGAAAAAGTCCTGAAAAGTCCGCTGCCGGTTCTGGTAGATTTTTATTCGGACAGTTGTATTCCGTGCAAGCAGTTATCACCGGTGCTTGGGGATATCGAGGACGAACGCGAAGACACACTTTCTGTATATAAAGTAAATGTCAACTATGACATGGAGCTTGCTGAAAAATATGACGTCATGGGTGTACCGGCACTGCGGTTGTTTGTACAGGGCGAGGTCAAAGCAGAGAGAGCCGGTGCAGCAGGAAAAGCTGATATTGAGGCGTGGATCGATGAAAATTTAAAATAG
- a CDS encoding MATE family efflux transporter: MMNENKMETMQVNKLLITMAAPMVLSMLIGALYNVVDSLFVSHYGENALSAVSLAFPIQNIIIATGTGIGVGINALLSRFLGEKKQKKVNQTALHGIILGIGFYILVLLFGIFCVKGFYMVQTNDTEIISMGVDYLTVICVFGYFGLPEMGTKGAPIATVVGQIIAMLLGLYFNLTKNTDVQFNFKSIELESYYFKGICTVGIPTIIMQSMSSIMCFGINKLLLNFSTTSTAVFGAYFKLQTFVYMATFGLNNVLIPIVAFNLGAKHADRIKKVIRLSGAYSALIGLVGLIIMEMLPVQLISAFAPSEEMFSLGVTALRILGFSFVFGGVSVMTCYALQGFSRGISSLIISALRQVIILLPLASILGKAIGINGIWWSFLISETVTVIRNVRHRFQSSNPQK, from the coding sequence ATGATGAACGAAAATAAAATGGAAACAATGCAGGTTAATAAACTGTTGATTACAATGGCGGCACCAATGGTTTTATCAATGCTGATAGGTGCTTTGTATAATGTGGTAGATAGTCTTTTTGTAAGCCACTATGGAGAGAATGCTCTATCAGCGGTATCTTTAGCTTTTCCGATACAGAATATTATTATTGCAACAGGAACCGGAATCGGTGTCGGAATTAATGCATTGCTATCCCGTTTTTTAGGCGAAAAGAAACAGAAGAAAGTAAATCAGACAGCTTTGCATGGCATTATTCTAGGCATTGGGTTTTATATACTGGTATTATTATTTGGCATTTTCTGTGTAAAAGGTTTCTATATGGTTCAAACCAATGATACTGAAATTATTTCCATGGGAGTAGATTATCTTACAGTTATCTGTGTTTTTGGATATTTTGGATTACCGGAAATGGGAACAAAAGGTGCACCAATAGCTACCGTAGTAGGACAGATTATAGCAATGTTATTAGGATTATATTTTAATCTGACAAAGAATACAGATGTACAGTTTAATTTCAAATCAATCGAATTAGAGAGCTATTATTTTAAGGGAATTTGTACTGTTGGAATTCCAACAATTATTATGCAGTCAATGTCCAGCATCATGTGTTTTGGAATCAATAAACTTCTTCTGAATTTTTCAACAACTTCAACAGCAGTATTTGGTGCATATTTCAAATTACAGACGTTTGTATATATGGCGACTTTTGGATTAAACAATGTCTTGATTCCAATTGTAGCATTTAATCTTGGAGCTAAACATGCAGACCGGATTAAGAAGGTTATCCGTCTTAGTGGGGCGTATTCAGCTTTGATTGGTCTGGTAGGGCTGATTATTATGGAAATGCTGCCAGTACAGTTAATATCAGCATTTGCACCATCAGAGGAAATGTTTTCACTTGGTGTGACGGCATTACGCATACTTGGGTTTAGTTTTGTCTTTGGAGGAGTATCTGTTATGACATGCTATGCATTACAGGGATTTTCGAGAGGAATATCCAGCTTGATAATTTCTGCATTAAGACAGGTTATTATTTTACTTCCTCTTGCATCAATTCTGGGTAAAGCGATTGGAATTAATGGAATATGGTGGAGCTTCCTAATCAGTGAAACAGTAACAGTAATTCGTAATGTCCGACACCGCTTCCAGTCATCCAATCCGCAAAAATAG